Proteins from one Carassius auratus strain Wakin linkage group LG28B, ASM336829v1, whole genome shotgun sequence genomic window:
- the LOC113067558 gene encoding LOW QUALITY PROTEIN: interferon-induced very large GTPase 1-like (The sequence of the model RefSeq protein was modified relative to this genomic sequence to represent the inferred CDS: inserted 1 base in 1 codon): MATYSSMEEAAPEERPGVKREWKEGYESEKDGVKNICTETDNSFQNENKDVETAGAKADQDKIQHLFHRLNLEGRRHNKLKAADVLQITEHSLQSHESCVEEELVQTFIEKILMMDYRARFISVKETNEQDQQRDAYSSEDEGDLFECVLHITSSNTVTGQSERIHPMDVQMAVFHCADGFLKQLMVTKLSQCQYALPLLVPDPVTKQIEFPLWTFRQINKSWKMRNTNNETISKSQPIYKAQTPMVFFFRFASVSSSKSQLMNSLINEKHNTFFHRNCPGSSRSRVLMDGVVEIAWFCPSGKNTDQFTDCVAFCNLHGDAGDHEKQLQILTEMASVNVVLLPRLDRNDISAAMMNNLFGNKKPLICLFTEDEFTVMKMKKRKFKIGLKYRNQSDVSEELRRIINECLSETSSTFRLEDVSKHSDIRVDEEDDDDCRRGREAAQNMMSLLEKKDLTEIKESFLPHQGKLWHQWSQKNKELHRPQGEEIKMEISAKTIEINKIRGKQHESDMSEFMKIFIKEMNSHNEHGKMFFLKWLRILLDEHTSSDLSVLLHKYDKAWSGVLKLKDSSNKSEQHKVKQTELEKISEELQAAAFGLEHIMREIGQIYESCSSVQENKKDLEVHFSSLPSLAAEMMISGFPLELMDGDAAHVPVIWISAVLDELVQKLGDQRVFVLSVLGIQSSGKSTMLNAMFGLEFAVSAGRCTRGAFMQLVKVSDKMKTQMKIDYILVVDTEGLRALKLSGRSTRDHDNELATFVIGIGNLTLINIFGENPSEMQDILQIVVQAFMRMKRVRLNPSCVFVHQNVSDVTAEEKNMEGRRRLQETLDEMTKLAAKDEVCDAECFSDVIRFDVQKDVKYFVQLWEGSSLMSPPNPDYCENIQELKESVISHAAKSHGIMLKDLTVRVEDLWKALLSERFVFSFRNSLEISAYRKLETEYSKWSWSLRSAMMETENKLHNQIENEVIHEVERKYLETQLKKTSEEVEQSMFDFIENDKDKDILIQWKTSFKIKIEELQENIVRDTEKKLNEVLKQRDLKKEIDAQRKHREDTLYEKSKELALELKYKNNNDETLKKEFDSFWEQWIKEIITDNSPIKEINIMRDVREILRDIYGSVIDHLRESNDYNKVVTVQSYSEYVQLKKTVDLKDRLNMPSTQLYVXDPLSNEDETQIRSFVTDVVQQTDKEIQSFNISKMGYNKSCIQQLTGYIKARIIQHEEGCLKYVFKNEFFMDLVLTICERANEMITDQHTMFTEANNPVIYVQKKREEYYSIFQKYCQGATSAAICGEIICQKLKEPIEQSVYKKTARDLANEMRTECPSLKENRLKLEKHILETLAEEEDFDKYMNYIHNPRDHFKSFIRDEVNRYFTAKFSDSVLPKMMENTELLQQKIMKAAHESIEQVQEKRGDKSSKENRGDVGLWLKSFTQHLSDELIFSEKDLSGVKYDDFDFKLLEDVMRKELDHVISICESSFNTNTFNEKLDLKFRPDELLFSHFCQCCWIQCPFCGAFCTSTIENHPGDHSVPFHRVTGIKGTSYYQTDDLCADFCTTLVTSRKQFRVSDKSFPCSDYRSAGGVYAEWDITPDPHGLPYWKWFVCTFQGKLENHYNKKIKDQGEIPPEWGMNEKQAAIQSLNKMIVTN, from the exons ATGGCCACGTACTCGAGCATGGAGGAGGCAGCTCCAGAGGAAAGACCAG GTGTAAAAAGAGAGTGGAAAGAAGGATATGAAAGTGAGAAGGATGGGGTGAAGAACATCTGCACTGAAACTGATAATTCATTTCAG AACGAAAACAAAGATGTTGAAACAGCAGGAGCCAAAGCTGATCAAGATAAAATACAGCATCTATTTCACAGACTTAACCTTGAAGGCAGACGCCACAATAAACTGAAAGCTGCAGATGTTCTTCAGATAACTGAACATTCGTTACAGTCTCATGAGTCTTGTGTTGAAGAGGAGCTGGTTCAGACTTTCATTGAAAAAATACTGATGATGGACTACAGAGCAAGATTCATCAGTGTTAAAGAGACAAATGAACAGGATCAACAGAGAGATGCTTACTCGTCTGAAGATGAGGgtgatttgtttgaatgtgttctTCACATTACTTCGTCAAACACAGTAACAGGCCAATCTGAGCGAATCCACCCGATGGATGTTCAGATGGCTGTGTTTCATTGTGCTGATGGTTTCCTGAAGCAGCTGATGGTGACTAAACTGTCCCAGTGTCAGTACGCTCTGCCTCTGCTTGTTCCTGATCCAGTCACAAAACAGATTGAGTTTCCTCTCTGGACATTCAGACAAATCAACAAGAGCTGGAAGATGAGAAACACCAACAATGAAACCATCAGTAAATCCCAGCCGATCTACAAGGCACAAACTCCAATGGTGTTTTTCTTCAGGTTTGCCTCTGTGTCTTCATCCAAGTCTCAGCTGATGAACAGTCTGATCAATGAGAAACACAACACGTTCTTCCACAGGAACTGTCCAGGCAGCAGCAGATCCAGAGTCCTGATGGATGGAGTGGTGGAGATCGCCTGGTTCTGCCCCTCTGGGAAAAACACAGATCAATTCACTGACTGTGTTGCCTTCTGTAATCTACATGGTGATGCAGGAGACCATGAGAAACAGCTGCAGATCCTCACTGAAATGGCTTCAGTCAATGTTGTTCTTCTACCACGACTGGACAGGAATGACATAAGTGCAGCAATGATGAataacctgtttggaaacaaaaAGCCACTCATTTGTCTTTTTACGGAGGATGAATTTACTGTAATGAAGatgaagaaaagaaaattcaaaatCGGTTTGAAATACAGAAATCAGTCAGATGTGTCTGAAGAACTTAGAAGAATTATAAATGAGTGTCTCTCAGAAACATCTTCCACTTTCAGACTTGAAGATGTGTCCAAACACTCAGATATCAGAGtagatgaggaagatgatgatgactgcagaagaggaagagaagcagcacaaaACATGATGAGTTTACTGGAGAAGAAAGATCTGACAGAAATCAAAGAATCATTTCTGCCTCATCAGGGGAAACTGTGGCATCAGTGGAGTCAGAAGAACAAAGAACTACATCGACCTCAAGGAgaagaaataaaaatggaaataagtgcaaaaacaatagaaattaataaaatcagaGGAAAGCAGCATGAATCTGACATGAGTGAGTTTATGAAGATCTTTATTAAAGAAATGAACTCACATAATGAACATGGAAAGATGTTTTTCCTCAAATGGCTCAGAATCCTGTTGGATGAACATACATCAAGTGACCTTTCTGTGCTTCTTCACAAATATGATAAAGCATGGTCAGGAGTCTTGAAACTGAAAGACAGCAGTAATAAATCTGAACAACATAAAGTTAAACAAACTGAACTTGAGAAAATATCTGAGGAGCTTCAAGCTGCAGCCTTTGGTTTGGAGCACATCATGAGGGAGATCGGTCAGATCTATGAATCATGTTCATCTGTGCAGGAGAACAAGAAAGATCTGGAGGTTCACTTCTCTTCTCTCCCGAGTCTTGCAGCAGAGATGATGATCTCTGGATTTCCTCTGGAGCTGATGGATGGAGATGCTGCTCATGTTCCTGTGATCTGGATCTCTGCTGTTCTAGATGAACTCGTCCAGAAACTGGGAGACCAGCGAGTCTTTgtgctgtcagttttagggattcaGAGCTCTGGGAAATCCACCATGCTGAATGCCATGTTTGGACTTGAGTTTGCTGTCAGTGCTGGAAGATGCACCAGAGGAGCTTTCATGCAGCTGGTCAAAGTGTCAGACAAGATGAAAACACAGATGAAGATTGACTATATTCTGGTTGTTGATACTGAGGGTCTTCGTGCTCTAAAACTGTCTGGAAGATCAACAAGAGATCATGACAATGAATTGGCCACATTCGTCATTGGAATTGGAAATCTGACCTTGATAAACATCTTTGGAGAAAACCCATCCGAGATGCAGGACATTCTTCAGATTGTTGTTCAGGCCTTCATGAGAATGAAGAGGGTCAGGCTCAAtcccagctgtgtgtttgtgcatcagaACGTTTCAGATGTCACAGCTGAAGAGAAAAACATGGAGGGAAGGAGACGACTGCAGGAGACACTGGATGAGATGACAAAACTCGCTGCTAAAGATGAAGTCTGTGATGCAGAATGTTTCAGTGATGTCATTAGGTTTGACGTTCAGAAAGATGTGAAGTATTTTGTTCAGCTCTGGGAGGGCAGCTCACTAATGTCACCACCAAACCCAGACTACTGTGAGAACATTCAAGAACTAAAGGAATCTGTTATTTCTCATGCTGCTAAATCTCATGGAATTATGCTGAAAGACTTAACAGTTCGTGTTGAAGATCTCTGGAAGGCTTTACTGAGTGAACGATTTGTCTTCAGCTTCAGAAATTCTCTGGAGATTTCAGCCTACAGGAAACTGGAGACCGAATACAGCAAGTGGTCCTGGAGCCTTCGCAGTGCCATGATGGAAACTGAGAACAAACTACACAACCAAATAGAAAATGAAGTAATTCATGAGGTTGAGAGAAAATATCTTGAAACACAACTGAAGAAGACAAGTGAAGAAGTAGAACAATCAATGTTTGATTTCATTGAAAATGACAAAGATAAAGACATACTGATTCAGTggaaaacatcatttaaaatcaaaatcgaAGAACTTCAGGAAAACATTGTGAGGGACACAGAAAAGAAACTAAATGAGGTTCTTAAACAGCGAGACTTGAAGAAAGAGATTGATGCTCAGAGGAAACATCGTGAAGACACGCTCTATGAAAAGAGCAAAGAACTTGCCTTAGagctcaaatataaaaataacaatgacgAAACATTGAAAAAAGAGTTTGATTCCTTTTGGGAACAGTGGATAAAGGAGATCATCACAGACAACTCTCCGATAAAAGAAATTAACATAATGAGAGATGTGAGAGAGATCCTCAGGGACATCTATGGAAGTGTTATAGATCACTTGAGGGAGAGCAATGACTACAATAAAGTTGTCACTGTGCAGAGTTATTCAGAAtatgtacagttaaaaaaaacagtgGATTTAAAGGACAGGTTAAACATGCCTTCAACTCAGCTTTATG TTGATCCTTTATCTAATGAGGATGAAACCCAGATTAGATCATTTGTCACAGATGTTGTTCAGCAAACAGACAAAGAGATtcagtcatttaacatttcaaagATGGGCTACAACAAAAGCTGCATTCAACAACTCACAGGTTACATCAAGGCAAGAATAATACAACATGAGGAAGGATGCCTGAAATATGTGTTCAAGAATGAATTCTTTATGGATTTGGTTCTTACCATCTGTGAGAGAGCAAACGAGATGATCACTGACCAACACACAATGTTTACAGAAGCCAATAATCCTGTCATATATGttcagaaaaagagagaagagTACTATAGTATTTTCCAGAAATACTGTCAAGGAGCAACATCTGCTGCTATTTGTGGTGAAATCATCTGTCAGAAACTGAAAGAGCCCATTGAGCAGAGTGTCTACAAGAAGACTGCTAGAGATCTGGCAAATGAAATGAGAACAGAATGTCCATCACTGAAAGAAAACCGATTAAAACTGGAGAAGCACATCCTGGAGACACTGGCAGAAGAGGAGGACTTTGACAAATACATGAACTACATTCATAATCCCAGAGATCACTTCAAGAGTTTCATTAGAGATGAAGTCAATCGATATTTCACTGCTAAGTTCAGTGACAGTGTTTTACCCAAAATGATGGAGAACACTGAACTCCTGCAGCAGAAGATCATGAAAGCAGCTCATGAATCTATTGAACAAGTTCAAGAAAAGAGAGGAGATAAATCCTCTAAAGAGAACAGAGGAGATGTTGGTTTGTGGTTAAAGAGTTTCACACAGCATCTCTCAGATGAGCTGATCTTCTCTGAAAAAGACCTCAGTGGAGTGAAATATGACGATTTTGATTTCAAACTCCTAGAAGATGTGATGAGAAAAGAACTTGATCATGTGATCTCTATTTGTGAAAGTAGTTTCAACACAAATACTTTTAATGAAAAGCTGGACCTAAAGTTCAGACCAGATGAGCTTCTGTTTTCTCATTTCTGTCAGTGCTGTTGGATTCAGTGTCCATTCTGTGGAGCTTTCTGCACCAGCACAATAGAAAACCATCCTGGTGATCACAGTGTCCCTTTCCACAGAGTGACTGGAATTAAAGGAACTTCTTACTATCAAACAGATGATCTCTGTGCTGATTTCTGCACAACTTTAGTGACAAGTAGAAAACAATTTCGTGTTTCAGATAAGAGTTTTCCATGCAGTGACTACAGAAGTGCAGGAGGAGTTTATGCAGAGTGGGACATCACCCCGGACCCTCATGGACTGCCATATTGGAAGTGGTTTGTGTGCACATTCCAGGGAAAACTggaaaatcattataataaaaaaatcaaggatCAGGGCGAGATTCCACCTGAATGGGGAATGAACGAAAAACAAGCTGCTATTCAGAGTTTGAACAAAATGATTGTTACAAACTAA